Within the Staphylococcus warneri genome, the region ACCAGTAGCTGGTAGTTCTTGTGCTTGTGTGGCATTATTTTGAACTGCTTGTTGTTGGTTATTATTTTGAGTAGTTACTGTGTTATCAGTTGCTTGTTGTTGACCTTGTTCATTATTGTTTGAATTATCAAATTGATATTTACCATTCTTATAAAATTTACCGTCATCAGCTGTTGCTAAAACACCTTCTCCTGTTTCTACAGTGCCATCTTTATATACTCTAACAGCACCGTCGCCTACACCTGACTTATTATTATAACCTAGTAAATAATAGTCCCCTTTATCTTCGGCTTTTTGGAAATTAACACGTTCAGGCTTATAACCATCTTCTTTCCAAACTTGAGTAGCTACTGATTGAGCGTTATTTGCATTTACTGATGATTCAGCAGCACTTGCATTATGTGAACTTACTCCTGTAAATAATAATGCACCTGCTAATGTTGTTGCCCCTAAAATTTTAGTTGTTTTCATAAAAAATCCCCCATCTATAAATATTTTGAAAATTACAACTAAATTCTAACACAGACCACTAAATAAAAAAAGGATAATTTTAAATATTTTGTAAATGTCTAAGCTATATAAAAATATTGAGTTTAATTTGATTATATATTTATTTGATTTTTTGGTTTTGATCATTATATTAAAACAAAATAAAAAAGTTTGTCGCCTTATCTATAGGAAACAAACCTTAAATTAAAATTTAAAGACAAAAGCTAAATTCAGATTTTCTATAATGTATTTTATTCGTCATTTTCTGTTGCTAAATCATCAGATAAGACCCCATTATGACCAGTGCGTTGTGCTACATCACCAGGTAGTTGTCTATCTCCAACTAGCTCATTATATTTCTTAAAGTCAGATTCGGTCATATTCTCTTTACTTCTTAAATAAGCTTCATAATTTTCTATATCTTGCAGTTACTTATCTTGAGTTGGATTTGTATTTGTTTGTGCTTGTTGAGGATTTTGTTGTAATGGCTGATTGTTTTGTACTTGTTGGTTTTGATTTTATATAGAAATCGCATCTAAGATATTTAAATATATCATTTATATAAAAACGAAATAATTGTATAATTTTAATGAAGACATTTCGGATTTAAATGTATTATTACATAGATATTCAAATTATATGTAGCTGTTTAAAATGGGGGACTTATATGCAAATAAAGAATGCTATTTATCAAGGGACTATAAGTGGTAAGCAAGTGGTTGTTGATCATGAACGTTTGAAATATAACAAATTTTTAATATTACCGGTGATAGTTGGTATTATTTTTATTTGCCTAGCAATGGTAGTGATGGTGATTATTATTAATCTAGCATTTCTAGTGGATCTAGTTTTTATAAATATTTTAGGTTGTATTGTGGGATTTTTTGTACCTGCCATACTTTTTAAGTATCTCCATAATCAGATCTTTATGAGGGAGATTACCTTAATTCAATTAGGTTGGGATCAATATGAATTACATGTAGGTAAGCAGAAATATATTGGCTATTACAAAGACGTAAAAAAAGCTATCTATGTAAGCTACCCAGGTAAAGCAACCATATTTATGCCAGATGCAGTAACAAAAATTAAAACATTTGATGGGACTTATAGAATTGCTGCAGTGAAAATGGAACAACAACAAACTGTACAAAAAATTAAATTTCATTTTGAACAAATGATTGATAAACATCAATCTTAAAATATAATTTTATATTTTTCACATTAAAATGAATGAAGCAACTTGGTAAAAAAGCGAAAAGAGATGTGTATTATAAGTTTTAACTTCATAATAGATTACAGGGAGGTTTGATCCTATCCTTATTAAAAATAAAGTATACATGTCAATCATCATTGTATTAATTATTATAAATGTAATATTAATATCGACTGATCAGGTCATAGCAAGTAACATTGGAAATAGGTTGATTTATATGATCTTTTTTATTAATTACTTATTAATAATTATAGGAGTTACCGTTAAAACTAAAAAGTGATAGTTATTATACTTACGTCTGACGTAAAACAATGATTTAATCGTAGTCACAATCGGTCGCATTTTTTATAGCTAATCATATTGAACAAATATTTCGTCCCACAACGCTCTCTTCAACGTACTCGCAATCATCTCTATGTTGAAGGGAGCTCTTTTATATATTCAACTACGGAAAAGGTGATACATATCTTCAAATTGTACCTATCCATATCTATCTTCTGATAACTCCTCAATGATTCATTCTCATCCTAATTCTTCATCCATATACATACACTTATATAACTTTGCATATTCCATCCAATTATTTATATATTATCCAAAGGCATTCAGTTCAAATAAATAAATTTTAAGCGTATACTTGAATTGTAAGCAATTAGAATTATGGGGGCATAAGAGATGAATTTTAAAAACGTAGTAGTCGCAGGTGGCGGTGTACTAGGAAGTCAAATCGCTTTCCAAAGTGCATTCCACGGATTTAATGTAACGTTATATGATATTAATGATGAGGCTTTAGAAAAAGTTAAAGAACGTTTGAATATCTTAAAAGGACGTTATTTAGATGATTTAGATACGACTGAAGAGAAAGTAGAACAAGCGTATCAATCAATCCAATTTAGTACTAGTATTCCTGATGCAGCGAAAGATGCTGACATTGTTATTGAAGCAATTCCAGAAGTTGTTTCAATTAAAACAGATTTCTATAAACAATTAGGTGAAAGTGCACCTGAAAAAACAATTTTCGCAACAAATTCTTCAACATTTGCGCCAAGTCAATTTAAAGATGTTACAGGTAGACCAGAAAAATTCTTAGCATTACACTTTGCTAATGAAATTTGGTTACGTAATACAGGTGAAGTGATGCGTACGGAAGATACTTCAGATGAAATCTTTAATGAAGTATTAGACTTTGCGAAAGCAATCGGCATGGTACCACTTCCAATCCAAAAAGAACAACCAGGTTATATTTTAAATTCATTACTTGTACCTTTAGTAACACAAGCAGGTTACTTACTAGGTAACGAAGTTGCAGATTATAAAATGATCGATAAAACATGGATGAAAGCGACAAACGATGAACATGGACCATTTGGTATGAATGATATCGTTGGTATCGCGACACATTTAAATATCAGAAAATCAAAAATGGATGAAAATTCACCAGAATGGGCTAAAAACTATCTTAAATTCTTAGAAGGTATGGTAGAAGAAGGTCGTCTTGGTAAATCTGTAGGTAAAGGTTTCTACAATTATCCAAACCCTGAATTCAAGAGTGACAACTTCTTTGATAATCCAAAAGAAATTAAATATTTAACACATGGATTCAAAAATATTACTGTAGCAGGTGGCGGTGTCTTAGGTAGTCAAATCGCATTCCAAACTGCGTCTGGTGACTTTAACGTGTCACTTTATGATATTAGTGATGATGCGATTGAAGCTGCTAAAGGCCGTGTAAAACAAATCAAACAAGATTACAAATCAGATATGAATGTGGATGACGCAACTGTAGACAAATTTGAATCAAATATTAGCTACTATACTGATTTAGCTGAAGCAACAAAAGATGCAGATTTAGTTATTGAAGTTGTACCAGAAAACACTGATATTAAAAAGGATTTCTATAAACAATTAAGCGAAGTTTTAAATGAAGATGCGTATATCGTTACAAACTCTTCTACATTAAGACCAAGTGACTTTGAAGACTTAACTGGTCGTCCAGAAAAATTCGCGGCATTACACTTCTCAAATGGTGTATGGCTTAAAAACACTGGTGAAGTCATGGTTGCAAGCAAAACAACAGAAGACACATTTAATAAAATCTTAGCATTTGCACGTGATATTCACTTAGTAGTGATTCCAATTCACAAAGAACAACCAGGATATATCTTAAATACGTTATTAATTCCATTACTTCATGCTGGACTTAAATTATTAGTTAAAGACATTGCAAATGTTGAAACAATTGATAAAACATGGATGATTGGATTCCATGCGGTTCATGGTCCATTAGCTATTGTAGATATCATTGGATTAAATACGATGTATCACATTTTAAATGCTATTTACCAAGAATCTAACGATGAAATCGATGGTAAAGTTGTTGATTTATTACAAAGTAAAATCGATAAAGGTGAATTAGGCCGTGGCGTAGGTAAAGGTTTCTATGACTATTCAAACGGTGCACCATATTTAGAACCAGATTTCTTAAAATAAGCATTCTGCATTAGTAGATGTAAAGATTCATTAGTGACAGTTCCCTTTAACAATTAAAATCATTCAATAGATGACATATAAATAATTTCCCCAGACCCCTTTACTATCCGCCGTAGTAAAGGGGGGGTTGCTATTGATTAAGCGTATCAAAAAAGCTCGACAGCGATCGCTACATTGATCTTTGTCGAGCTTTAGTCGGTTAATCACCATGCTAGTTTAATAAAAGGAGGTCTTCATATGCTGATTAACCATGGGATGAGGTGAATATGGGTTTATGGGATAAAATGATTACGCTAAAATTTGTTTACTGATAATCCAGTTTTTATGGTGTTTAAGCAAAATATTTTGCTCTTTCAATTCTTGAATAATATGGCCAGTTGTTTCACGTGAAATACTTGCAAGATCACTAATCATTTGAATTGTTAAAAATGATTTGATTTCATAAAATTCGTCGTTATCATAACCAATCATGTGACATAAATAAATTAATATTTTAATCACGCGTTCTTTTGCACTTTTAGAACTGAGTGCCATATGATATTCAATTTGTTGTTTCTGATTGTTACATAACAATTGGTAAATTCTAATAAACACTTTGTCATTGTTTCTACATAGATATTCAATAAGATCAATGGGAACGGCAATCATGATACAGTCTGTAATGGCTGTACACATTTCATTCGTCGTCTTCTCTTGAAAGAGGTTATGCATGGGGAATAATTTATCATCCTTGTTTAAGATGCGGTATACATCACCATTCATACTAAATTGTTCTCTTAATATATAACCATCAATCAAATAGTAAATATGTGTTAATTCGTCAGAAGAATAGTAAATGACTTGTCCTTTGTTATATTGTCTAACGATACATTCATTTTTGTAAGGTTGTAAAGCAACAGAAGGGATGTGAATCAATTGGGCAAGTCGTTCAAGACACTGATCACTATGATTTGTGATTATTGAATTATCGATTGCAATGCCTCGTGATTGGTTGTTTGTCATAAAGTCACCACCTTAGTGATTAATGCTCAATTTGTGTGCCAACATGTCCTTTGAATGCTTCATATGCATTATCTAAATTAGTGATAATCGCGCGTCGGCCTTCACCACTTTCAACAAAATCAATGGCAGCTTCGATTTTAGGAAGCATAGAACCCTCGGCAAATTTACCATCTTTGGCATATTGTTTTAACGTTGCAACGTCAACGTTTGTTAATGCCTCTTGATTAGGCTCGTTATAGTTGATATATACATGCTCTACGTTCGTTAATATCATTAAAGTATTAGCGTCGATGAGTTGTGCTAAGCGTTCACTGGCAAAGTCTTTATCTATTACAGCTTCGACACCTTCATATGTGTCGTTGCGCTTAATAACTGGTATGCCGCCGCCACCACATGCAATGATGATATTTTGATTCTCTACTAATGTACTAATGAGTTGATGCTCTAAAATAGACACTGGCAAAGGTGAAGGTACCACTTTACGGTAACCACGTCCAGCATCTTCCTTATAAGTTGATTCTGGATTGGCTTGCTGTAATTGCTCAGCTTCTTCTTTAGTGTAAAATGGTCCAATAGGTTTAGTTGGGTTAGACATACGGGGGTCATGTTCGTCGACCTCAACACGAGTAATTACTGTACCTGCACGTCTTGGACTCTTAATTTCAGCAAGTACTCTGTTGACTTCCGTCTCTATCCAGAATCCTATCATACCTTGGGTCATGGAACCACAAACATCAAGCGGCATGGCAGGGGTTTGTGGACTATCTGCTTTAGCTTGTTGGATTAACATCGTACCAATTTGTGGACCGTTACCATGAGAGATAACAATGTCTGCATCAGTATCAAATAAAGGTTTGAGTGCTTGCATTGTCGAACGTATTGCTTTTCTTTGTGCGTCAGCTGAGCCATCATCAGTTTGTAGAGCATTACCGCCTAACGCGATGACGATTTTGTTATCCATATCGTTCACTCCTTAATTAGAATACATTTACGGCACCAGTGATTAATCTAAAAATGCCGATGATTGCTAGAATTGTGATTAATACAAAGAAGATATAGTCAACCTTGCTTAAAGGTTTCCGGTTATTTTTTTGGACGGTTTGGTAAACGAATAAGCCTGGGATATAGAGCAACATGGTTAATAGTAAGTAATCTATACCCGCTGCATAAACGAGCCAAATCGCGTAAACAGAAGAGATAATACCAATAACCCATTGTTTCGTTGTAGCACGTTCCTTCGTTAAGTAAGTGTATTTAACTTGATAGAAAGCACTGAACATATATGGGATAAGGATCGCACTGGATGCGAGTGAAAAGGCGAATTGATAAGCACTCTCTGTGAATAACATGCTGATTAAAAAGATTTGTACTAATATATTCGTAATTAATAATGAATTGACAGGTGCTTTATTTTTATTTTCTTTTGCAAACCATTTAGGGAATAGGCCATCTTTCGCAACGACGAATGGTAATTCACCTGCGAGTAGTGTCCATCCTAACCAAGCACCTAATACTGAAATGATTAAACCAATGTTGACTAGTACTGAACCCCAATGTCCTACAATATGTTCTAAGACTGCAGCCATAGATGGGTTAGATAGTTCTGAAATATGATTCTGTTGAATGACACCTTGTGCGAGAACAGTCATTAAGAAATAGATGACTAATACAGAGATAAGACCGATCACAGTTGCAGTACCTACGTCTTTTTTACTTTTAGCACGGCTTGAAAAGACAACTGCACCTTCAATACCTGTAAATACCCAGACCGTTACAAGCATTGTACTTTTCACTTGGCCTAATGTGTCACCCCAACTGAATATGCCAGTATCGCCACTTGTCATGCCGTATAAACCAGCTTTAAAGGTCTCAAAGTTAAACGCACCAATCATACATACGATGACAAGTAAGATAGGGATGAGTTTGGCAACAGTAACGATACTATTAATAAACGCAGCTGTTTCTACACCTTTTAAGATGAGGTAATGCACGCCCCATAAAAGGATAGAAGCAACGATAATACTTGGTAAGGTATTTCCACCTTTGAAGATCGGGAAGAAGTTACCGACCGCTGACATTAATAATGTGGCATAGGCCACATTGCCTAGAAAGGCTGCAAACCAATAACCCCAAGCACTTGAAAATCCAATAAAATCACCGAACCCGGCTTGTTCATAACTATAGATACCACCGTCTAAGTCTTGTCTTTCATTCGTTAAGTTCTGAAAGACAAAGGCTAGGGAAATCATACCAATTGCTGTGATAATCCAACCAATAATGATGGCTAAACCACCAGCTTGATTACCCATATCTGAAATAATGTTAAATGCACCGCCACCAATCATTGAACCAATGACGAGACCAATCAAGGAGGTTTTACTTAATTTATTTCCATCTGATTCACTCATATGTCATGTCTCCTTTGAATAAATAAGCAGGTTCAGTTGTGATTCATATATAGGAGTTCAGTGATATGAGGGTATCGTAACCAAACCTGCGTCTTCTTTTTAATTGCAAACTATCCTAGCGTAGCCGCCATCACAGCTTTAATCGTATGCATACGGTTTTCTGCTTGATCGAATACTTTAGAATGTTTGCTTCTAAATATCTCGTCAGTGACTTCCATTTCAGATAAACCATAGTCATCTTTGATTTGTTGACCGTATGTGGTATTTGTATCATGGAAGGCTGGTAAACAATGTAAGAAAATCGTGCTATCTTTACCAGTTTTATCGAACATAGCTCTATTAACTTGATAGTCTTTTAATAATTTAATACGTGATTCAAACTCACTTTCTTCACCCATAGATACCCACACGTCAGTGTAGATAACATCGGCATCTTTAACACCTTCGTCAATATTATCTGTAATTGTGATTGAACCACCGTCTTGTTTGGCACGTCTTTCTGCAATATCAATATAGTCTTGAGATGGGAAGAGTGCTTTAGGAGAACAAATTGTTACGTCTACACCAAGCATTGGTCCAGCCACAAGTAGTGAGTTAGCCACATTGTTACGTCCGTCACCCACATAAGTAAGTTTGATGCCATCTAAATGACCAAAGTTTTCTTTAACTGTCATGTAGTCAGCTAACATTTGTGTTGGATGCCATGCGTCCGTTAAACCATTCCACACAGGTACACCTGAATATTTAGCTAAGTCTTCAACCATCTCTTGTGAGAAACCGCGGAATTCGATACCATCAAACATTCTTCCTAGTACTTTAGCTGTGTCTTCAACAGATTCTTTTTTACCTAATTGGATATCATTTTTTCCTAAGAATTCAGGATGTGCACCTAAATCGATAGAGGCTACAGTAAAGGCTGCACGTGTACGTGTAGAATTCTTTTCAAATAATAGGGCGATATTTTTATGATCTAAATAACGATGTGGGATCCCTTTTTGTTTATAATCTTTTAAAGTAATAGCGAAATCGATTAAATCGCTAAATTCTTTTTTCGTAAAGTCATCTTCTTTTAATAAATGTCTCCCTTTTAAGTTAAGTGGTTGTTGAATTTCTGACATGATTCATTCCTCATTTCTTTAAAATGTATTATTAAAGTGCATGTGTATACTGAATTAAATATCTTCTCTATATAATGGTTGGCTCATACATCTTGGGCCCCCACGACCACGTACTAATTCACTACCTGTAATTTCAATAACTTTAATGCCTTTATCACGTAATAATTGGTTAGATACATAGTTTCGGTCGTAAGTTACGACAACCCCTGGACGGATAGTCAATGTGTTAGAACCGTCATTCCATTGTTCACGGGCACCATCGATAACGTCACCATTACCTGTTGGGATAAATTCAATATTGTCGATGTTAAGCGCATCTTCTAATGTTTCTTTTAATTTGTTTGAGTGCGTAATTTTAATGTCTTGACCTTGTTCATCTTTTTCAATGGTGAAGATGTTCATGTTATCTTCTTCTTTGAAAATCGCAGCATGCATTGTAAATTTGTCGTAGTCAATCATGGTAAATACTGTATCTAAATGCATAAATGTACGGCTGTTTGGAATTTCGATGGCAAGTACTTTAGTAAATGTAGATTGATCATCGAATAAAATTTGTCTTGCTAAGCGTTCGATAGCTTGTGCAGAGGTACGTTCAGAAATACCAACTGCAAGTACATCTTTAGATAGAATTAATTCATCGCCACCCTCAATATTGAATGGTGAATTTCTATCTAACCAAACTGGGACATCGTCGTTTTTGAATCTTGGGTGATATTTCAAAATATATGTCATGAAGATAGATTCACGACGACGGGCACGCCAATACATACGGTTGATAGTCATTCCTCTACCTACAGATGCTTGAGGATCTCTAGTGAAGTAAAGGTTTGGCATTGGATCGAGATAGAATGGATAGCGGTCATCCATATATTCTACGAGGTGATTCGTTTCTAATTGAATTTCTTCTTTACGTACACCAGCCATAATTTTTTCTACCAGTTCTTGGTCATTTAATGTTGCGAATAGTTCTTTAATTTCTTTTTCATGACCGAGGACAGTCTTTTGTGATTCTTTTAAAATATCGTCGATAAATTGTTCGCGAACTGAGGCATCTGCAATGGCTTCTGCAGCTAGGTGTTCTAAATAGACAACCTCGACACCTTCATCTCTAAGTACTTGCGCGAAATGGTCATGCTCTTCTTGAGCAACTTTCAAATAAGGAATATCGTCAAATAGCAATCCACTTAGATGATCAGGAACTAAATTTTCTAATTCTTTACCTGGTCGTTTAAGTAATACCGTTTTTAATTTGCCGATTTCACTGTTTACGTGGATAGGTCCTTTTTCCATTGTTATTTCCTCCTTTGATTTAATACATCTAGAGTATAAAGCGCTTTCAACATAGAGATTGAGAATCTTTTCACAATGATAATGTCGAATATCTCATATAAAATATTTATTCAATGCAATTTGATGATAGATTATGCAATATAAACGCATAAAACCTATAACTACATGTATATTAAGTTAATACGATAATAAATAATTAATATAATATGATTTTTTATTCGATTGAATGTATGGATAGTCATGCATGATTAATTAACTATAAATGTTAAATCTATCTATATTTTAAGAAGATTTTTATACATCAATATAAAACTTTTTATAAAAATTGTTATAAATGAGAAATACTTCACATATTGTATGAAAGAAATTTGATATGGTATTTGTGATGAAGTTTGTCTGTATTTTGTGAAATATGCAGATAAAGGAGTAAATAAATATGAGAAAAAGTAAACGATTGGATTTAATATCGACAATTGTGAAAGATAATGACATACGTTCAAAAGCCGAAATTGTTGACTATCTTGATAAACATTTTGGTATCAAATATAGTGTGGCAACGATTAGTAGAGATTTAAATGAACTTAAAATATATAAAATGCCTACCGCCAATAATGATCGATGTTACCGAAAGTTTAATGATAATGCTCAAAACGAAGCGAAAACGAAACTTATAGCCTTTTACAATGATGAGATTGAAAAGGTCACAATTAAAGATCAATACCTTATTGTCAAAACATCGCCAGGATTTGCGCAAAGTGTGAACTTTTATATCGATCAACTCAATTTAAATGAGGTATTAGGAACAGTTGGCGGTAATGATACGATATTGATATTAGTTAGTTCAGCCGATGTTACTGAATTTGTACATTATCAATTATTTGGACAGACGTATCAAGAAGAACTAAAGTCATGATTCATGTGGCGTGATGTATATTAAAAGTCGATGGCAAGTATCAAAATGAATTTTGCCATTGAAGCGTGCTTGATGTTATAATGCGTAAGGTTTCAATTCGACAAATAAAACGCGATTCAATTGATATATGTCATATAGTGAGTGGCACGTAGGATAGTCAATAAACAACAATACTAATGAGATGATAAGATAGCCACCTTCATGGGCGAGTGATGAAACCAAGTTGAATGACACAATGGTTTCTTACTCGCTCTATTTTATTGCGGAAAAAGTGGTGATGGCATATGTATGCAAAGTGCAAGTATATGCATATTTTAAATACGATAGGGACGTAATGAGCGCTTTATCAATATTGAATTTAAATAGTATGAAAAGGAGTGGATGTTATGGTAGATAGTTGGAAAGTACAGTGGTTTAATCAACCGATGAAAAATATACTAGCAGGTATTGTAGTGGCACTTGCTTTAATTCCAGAAGCGATTGCCTTTTCAATCATAGCGGGGGTAGACCCGATGATTGGTTTATATGCGGCGTTTATCATAGCGACAGTGACAGCGATTGTTGGTGGACGACCGGCAATGATTTCAGGTGCTACAGGTGCTGTTGCACTTGTTGTGACACCACTCGTGAAAGAACATGGCGTGGAATATTTATTTGCAGCAACGATTTTAATGGGTTTGATTCAACTTGTCTTAGGTATTTTAAAAGTAGGAAGACTGATGAAATTCATTCCACAATCCGTAATGATTGGCTTTGTTAATGCATTAGGTATTATGATCTTTCTATCTCAAATTGAGCATATTTTTAATATATCCATTGCGACTTACATTTATGTCATTATTACTTTGTTAATCGTATATATTGTACCTAGATTCTTTAAAGCAATTCCTGCACCATTAATTGCGATCATTTTATTAACAGCATTATATATGTTTACAGGTGCCAATGTGCATACTGTTGATGATTTAGGTACGATTAAGCAAGCATTGCCTCATTTCATTATTCCACAAGTACCGTACACACTGGAAACGTTACAAGTCATCTTACCATTTTCTGTTTCAATGGCGATTGTAGGGTTAGTAGAAAGTTTACTCACAGCTAAAATTGTTGATGAATTTACAAATACTTATAGTAGTAAAAATAAGGAATCTCGTGGACAAGGTATCGCAAATATCATTACAGGATTCTTCGGTGGTATGGGTGGTTGTGCGATGATCGGACAATCTGTCATTAATGTGAAATCCGGTGCGACAAGTCGATTATCGACATTAACTGCAGGTGTAGTACTCATATTTATGATTATTGTATTAGGGGATTTAGTAGTGCAAATTCCAATGCCTATTTTAGCGGGAATTATGGTCATGGTATCTATTGGAACAGTAGACTGGCATTCCTTTAAATATATTAAAAATGCTCCAAAAACTGATGCCTTTGTGATGATTCTAACAGTTATTATTGTATTGATGACACATAATCTAGCCATTGGTGTTATCGTAGGTGTAGTATTTAGTGCACTCTTCTTCGCGACTAAGATTTCTAACGTGAATGTGACATCAGAGATGTTTGATGAGACGTTACATGTATACTTTGAAGGCCAAATTTTCTTTGTATCTATTGATTCCATGATGAACCAAATTGACTTTAATGTGGACCATTCAGTCATTGAATTAGACTTCAACCATGCACATTTATGGGATGATTCAGCAGTGAATGCGATTGATACTATCGTACAGAAATTCGAAGCCAAACATAATACCGTCTATGTGAAAAAGTTAAATTCAGATAGTAGAAAAATTATTTCCGAGCTAAGTCAGATTAACCATAACCAGTTGATTTAAAAGGGAATATTTAGATAATTGATGATGTGAAATATATTAATTAATTCGATAGCTATTAATTTTTACATTTCATCATAAACATGAGAAAAAGCAATTTCTATTCGA harbors:
- a CDS encoding SulP family inorganic anion transporter yields the protein MVDSWKVQWFNQPMKNILAGIVVALALIPEAIAFSIIAGVDPMIGLYAAFIIATVTAIVGGRPAMISGATGAVALVVTPLVKEHGVEYLFAATILMGLIQLVLGILKVGRLMKFIPQSVMIGFVNALGIMIFLSQIEHIFNISIATYIYVIITLLIVYIVPRFFKAIPAPLIAIILLTALYMFTGANVHTVDDLGTIKQALPHFIIPQVPYTLETLQVILPFSVSMAIVGLVESLLTAKIVDEFTNTYSSKNKESRGQGIANIITGFFGGMGGCAMIGQSVINVKSGATSRLSTLTAGVVLIFMIIVLGDLVVQIPMPILAGIMVMVSIGTVDWHSFKYIKNAPKTDAFVMILTVIIVLMTHNLAIGVIVGVVFSALFFATKISNVNVTSEMFDETLHVYFEGQIFFVSIDSMMNQIDFNVDHSVIELDFNHAHLWDDSAVNAIDTIVQKFEAKHNTVYVKKLNSDSRKIISELSQINHNQLI